The Deltaproteobacteria bacterium genome includes a region encoding these proteins:
- a CDS encoding DUF423 domain-containing protein, which yields MDRFFFSAGAIAAFIAVALGAFGAHSLRTKLTPEMLNIFEVGVRYQMYHAFGLIAVAWAITKWPEANLNSAGWCFIVGIVIFSGSLYLLCATDARWLGAITPIGGLAFLAGWAILIWSLNR from the coding sequence ATGGACCGCTTCTTCTTCAGCGCCGGCGCCATCGCCGCTTTCATCGCCGTCGCCCTGGGCGCCTTCGGCGCCCATTCGCTGCGGACAAAATTAACGCCCGAGATGCTCAACATCTTCGAAGTCGGCGTGCGCTATCAAATGTATCACGCCTTCGGCTTGATCGCCGTGGCTTGGGCGATAACAAAATGGCCGGAAGCAAACCTAAATTCCGCCGGCTGGTGCTTCATTGTCGGCATCGTCATCTTCTCCGGCAGTCTCTACCTACTATGCGCAACCGACGCGCGCTGGCTCGGCGCGATCACGCCCATCGGCGGTCTCGCGTTCCTCGCCGGTTGGGCAATTCTCATTTGGTCGCTCAACCGCTAA